A stretch of DNA from Basfia succiniciproducens:
AGGATGATGTTGGTGAAGATGCTAATAAAACTAACATTGATAATTTGACGACTTCTACTAACCACATTAAACCCCATATAAAGATTATTTTCCGTTATTCTAACAAAGTATAAATGATAAGTATTCCTATTAATTTGAATGGTTATTACTATTTAAGCAAGAAAACAAAACTTAAAGAACTAGTGTGAATTTATTCGAATCAAAAAAACGACCGGCAAAATTACGATAAAAAGTACCGCACTTAGCATAACCGCCGCATGAAACCGCCAGTTTTTCGTCTTATGACGAAAATGCACCATACCTAAATGAATACCGATAAAACCGCCCATAAAACAAAAACTGAAAAATAAAATTTCCTCTATTCGCCATTCCTTGTTTTTTGCCCGTTTTTTATCAATTTTCATCAAAAAATAAGCGGCGATATTTACCGCCGCTAAATAAATAACTAAAACGTTGATAACCATTAGTCGCCGTAAACCGGTAAGCGTTTGCAAATTTCCAATACTTTCGCTCTGGTTTCCGCAATCACTTGGTCATAGTTGTCTTTACCGATGCTTTCTAACACATCGCACATCCAGCCAGCTAAAGTTGAGGCGTCAGCTTCATTGAAACCGCGACGGGTAATAGACGGAGACCCCACGCGAATCCCAGAAGTGATAAATGGTTTTTGCGGGTCGTTCGGCACAGAGTTTTTATTTACCGTAATATTTGCCTCTCCCAGCGCCGCATCCGCCGCTTTACCCGTCAAGCCTTGTTTTACAAAACTTACCAGAAATAAATGGTTTTCGGTACCCTTTGATACCACTTCAAAACCGCGTTGTTTAAATACTTCAACCATGGCTTTTGCATTTTTTAACACTTGAGCCTGATAAGCTTTAAATTCCGGTTGTAACGCTTCTTTGAAACATACAGCTTTTGCCGCGATCACATGCATTAACGGACCGCCTTGGTTTGCCGGAAATACGGAACTGTTTAGTTTTTTGTAGATTTCTTCATCTCCGCAGGCTGATAAAATCAAACCGCCGCGGGGACCTGCTAATGTTTTATGGGTTGTAGTAGTAACCACATGAGCGTGAGGTAACGGATTCGGATATAAGCCGGCTGCGATTAAACCCGCGACATGTGCCATATCAACGAACAAATATGCACCCACTTCGTCCGCGATTTCACGCATTTTTGCCCAATCCACCACTTGAGAATAAGCGGAGAAACCTGCAACGATCATTTTCGGTTTACTTTCCAGCGCTTTTACACGCACATCTTCATAATCAATTAAACCTTCGGCCGTAATGCCGTAAAGCACCGAATTATAAATTTTACCGGAAAAGCTGACTTTCGCACCATGAGTTAAGTGACCGCCGTGCGCAAGATCCATACCTAAAATAGTATCGCCGGCATTTAATAGCGCACCGTAAACTGCCGCATTCGCTTGCGATCCCGAATGAGGCTGTACATTGGCATAATCCGCACCGAATAATTCTTTTGCGCGGTCAATCGCTAATTGCTCCACGATATCGACATATTCACAACCACCGTAATAACGTTTGCCCGGATAACCTTCCGCATATTTATTTGTTAATTGAGAACCTTGCGCTTCCATTACCGCTTTCGTTACATAGTTTTCAGAAGCGATTAATTCAATATGTTCTTCCTGACGACGATTCTCATTTTGGATCGCGTCCCATAATACTGGGTCAAATTCTGCAATACTGTGGTTTTGTAACATGAGTGTTTCCTTCTAGATCTTAGGGATGTAAAACCTTTGCGATTTTACATTATTCTTGTGTTTAACGTTAGCAAAAAAATTTTTTGCGATGAAATTAATTGAGCGAAAATAAAAACTGAAGTTTATTAACAATTCCGTTTCAAGCAAACCGAATTATATTCTTTAGCTATAATTTATTGTTGCATTAGCCGTATTTTTGTCCCTTTGCAGGTAGCCAATGAAACTAATACTAACCGTTTTCATAATATTTCCATAAAAATGACCGCACTTTGCACTGAAAAAAGTGCGGTCAAAATTTTAACCGTTTTGCTCTCTTGCCACGGCACGGTAACCGATATCGCGACGATAGAAACGCCCCGTCCAGTTCACCTGTTCTGCCAGTTTTAACGCTTTTTGCTGCGCGCTCAGAACGGAATTTCCTAACGCGGTCACACAAAGCACACGGCCGCCGTTAGTGACTAATTTACCCTCTTTTTCCGCAACGCCCGCCAGGAATACTTTTTCATCTTGGCTTGCTTGAACCGGAATACCGCTGATTTCATCGCCTTTGCGATAATCGCCCGGATAACCTTCTGCGGCTAACACGATACCCAGTGCCGCTTGCGGATCCCATTCCGATTTGATTTGGTCCAATTCCCCTTTACAGGCTTTCAGGCAAAGCTCCACCAAATCCGATTGCATGCGCATCATAATCGGCTGGGTTTCAGGGTCGCCGAAACGGCAGTTGAATTCGATCACTTTCGGTTGTCCGTTTTTATCGATCATCAAGCCCGCATATAGGAAACCTTTGTATACATTATTTTCCGCCGCCATTCCGCGCACGGTAGGATAAATAATTTGTTCCATTACCCGCTGATGAATTTCCTGCGTGACTACCGGTGCCGGAGAATAAGCTCCCATACCGCCGGTATTCAAGCCTTTGTCCCCCTCGCCCACACGTTTGTGGTCCTGCGAGGTTGCCATAGGTTCTACATTTTTGCCGTCTACCATTACGATAAAGCTGGCTTCTTCGCCGTCCAGAAATTCTTCAATCACTACTCGACTGCCCGCCTCGCCGAAAGCATTACCGGAAAGCATATCCTTCACCGCCGCTTCCGCTTCGGCTAAGGTCATTGCCACAATCACGCCTTTTCCCGCAGCCAAACCGTCCGCTTTAATCACAATAGGAGCACCTTTTTCACGCAGATATGCCAATGCCGGCTCCACTTCGGTAAAGTTTTGATATTCCGCAGTAGGAACGTTGTGACGAGCCAGAAAATCTTTGGTAAAGGCTTTGGAACCCTCCAATTGTGCCGCGGACTGACGCGGCCCGAAAATGGTTAAGCCCGCTTGTTCGAACGCGTCCACCACGCCGACCACCAAAGGCGCTTCAGGCCCCACAATGGTTAAACCCACATTATTGTCTTGGGCAAACTTCACTAAGGCCGGCACATCCGTTGCGGAAACATCGACATTTTCCACCGCACTTTCACGAGCCGTCCCCGCATTCCCCGGTGCCACAAATACTTTACTTGCCAATGGAGATTGTGCCGCTTTCCAAGCCAAGGCATGTTCACGACCGCCGTTTCCGATGATAAGAATGTTCATTTTTGTATCCTTTTTATAGTTCGAAATTAATTTCGAGCTTCAATAAATCATTTTTCGTCCGATGGACAACCTACTTTCTTTTGCGTTTCCGTCACTTTTCTTTTAGTAACGCTCAAAAATAAGTCCCCCGTCTGAAGCGCCTGAACGACTTGTGATTTTTAGGCAAATTTGTACTGTTTGAGCGAAGCGAGTTGACAAATTTGCCGTTTAAAAAATCACAACAAAGTTCAGTTCAGCGGTGAAGTCGGGGTATGTTCTTTGGTTACTTTCTTGCACAAGCAAGAAAGTAACAAAACACCTTAATGTCTAAAATGTCTCATTTTAGTTAAAACCATCACCATATTATGTTCATCCGCCGCGTCAATCACTTCTTGGTCGCGCATTGAACCGCCCGGGTGGATAACGCATTCGATTCCCACTTCGGCGGCGGCGTCGATGCCGTCACGGAACGGGAAGAAGGCGTCAGATGCCATCACGCAGCCTTTCACTTCAAGGCCTTCGTCCTGTGCCTTGATACCGGCGATTTTTGCCGAATAGACTCGACTCATTTGGCCTGCGCCGATACCGATGGTTTGATTGTTTTTAGCATACACGATAGCGTTGGATTTCACGAATTTCGCCACTTTCCAGCAGAACAGCATATCTTCCAATTCCTGTTTGGTCGGTTTACGTTTGCTCACCACTTCCAAATCATCAATACTCACAGCCCCTAAATCCGCATCCTGTACTAATAAACCGCCGTTTACCCGTTTAACATCTAGGCGTGCCTGCGGTTTGATCAGTTCGCCGCATGCCAATAAACGTACGTTTTTCTTACGTTTCACCACTTCTACCGCAGCAGCGGAAACCGTCGGCGCAATAATCACTTCCACAAATTGACGATCCACGATAGCCGTTGCCGTCGCTTCGTCTAATTCTCGGTTGAAGGCGATAATACCGCCGAATGCGGAAGTCGGGTCGGTTTGGTAGGCACGATTGTAAGCTTCCAACACATCTTTACCTAAGGCTACGCCGCACGGATTGGCATGTTTCACAATCACGCAAGCCGGCTCGTCAAAACTTTTTACACATTCCAACGCTGCGTCGGTATCAGCGATATTGTTGTAAGAAAGGGCTTTACCTTGTAGTTGTTTGGCGGTAGATACGGAGGCTTCTTTAACCTCTTTTTCTACATAAAATGCCGCATTTTGATGACTGTTTTCACCGTAACGCATGGTTTGTTTGCGGATAAAGTTGAGATTTAAAGTACGCGGGAATTGACCGCACTTCGCATCTTTGTCTTCTTCCTCGGCGGCAAAATACGGTTTCACCAGTTGACCGAAGTAATTGGCAATCATGGAATCATATTGTGCCGTATGTTCGAAGGCGCGAATGGCTAAATCGAAACGGGTTTCCAGCGTTAAGCTGTTTTGATTTTGATCCATTTCCGCCAAAATCATATGGAAATCCGCATTATTCACCACGATAGCTACATCTTTGTGGTTTTTCGCAGCAGAACGCACCATGGTCGGCCCGCCGATGTCGATATTTTCCACCGCATCTTCAAGGGTGCAATTCGGTTTTGCCACGGTTTGCGCAAAAGGATAAAGATTCACAACCACCATATCGATACCTTCGATACCGTGTTTTTGCATCACTTCATCATCGGTACCGCGACGGCCTAAAATCCCGCCGTGTACTTTCGGGTGTAAGGTTTTCACCCGGCCGTCCATCATTTCGGGAAACCCGGTATAATCCGACACTTCCGTCACCGGCAAACCGCTGTCTGCCAATAATTTGGCGGTGCCGCCGGTTGATAATAATTTAACACCACGTTGCACCAGGCCTTGTGCGAATTCCACAATACCGGTTTTGTCAGACACGCTTAATAAGGCTTGACGGATAGGACGAATTTGCATTGATAATTTCC
This window harbors:
- the purD gene encoding phosphoribosylamine--glycine ligase gives rise to the protein MNILIIGNGGREHALAWKAAQSPLASKVFVAPGNAGTARESAVENVDVSATDVPALVKFAQDNNVGLTIVGPEAPLVVGVVDAFEQAGLTIFGPRQSAAQLEGSKAFTKDFLARHNVPTAEYQNFTEVEPALAYLREKGAPIVIKADGLAAGKGVIVAMTLAEAEAAVKDMLSGNAFGEAGSRVVIEEFLDGEEASFIVMVDGKNVEPMATSQDHKRVGEGDKGLNTGGMGAYSPAPVVTQEIHQRVMEQIIYPTVRGMAAENNVYKGFLYAGLMIDKNGQPKVIEFNCRFGDPETQPIMMRMQSDLVELCLKACKGELDQIKSEWDPQAALGIVLAAEGYPGDYRKGDEISGIPVQASQDEKVFLAGVAEKEGKLVTNGGRVLCVTALGNSVLSAQQKALKLAEQVNWTGRFYRRDIGYRAVAREQNG
- a CDS encoding DUF1294 domain-containing protein → MVINVLVIYLAAVNIAAYFLMKIDKKRAKNKEWRIEEILFFSFCFMGGFIGIHLGMVHFRHKTKNWRFHAAVMLSAVLFIVILPVVFLIRINSH
- the purH gene encoding bifunctional phosphoribosylaminoimidazolecarboxamide formyltransferase/IMP cyclohydrolase, with product MQIRPIRQALLSVSDKTGIVEFAQGLVQRGVKLLSTGGTAKLLADSGLPVTEVSDYTGFPEMMDGRVKTLHPKVHGGILGRRGTDDEVMQKHGIEGIDMVVVNLYPFAQTVAKPNCTLEDAVENIDIGGPTMVRSAAKNHKDVAIVVNNADFHMILAEMDQNQNSLTLETRFDLAIRAFEHTAQYDSMIANYFGQLVKPYFAAEEEDKDAKCGQFPRTLNLNFIRKQTMRYGENSHQNAAFYVEKEVKEASVSTAKQLQGKALSYNNIADTDAALECVKSFDEPACVIVKHANPCGVALGKDVLEAYNRAYQTDPTSAFGGIIAFNRELDEATATAIVDRQFVEVIIAPTVSAAAVEVVKRKKNVRLLACGELIKPQARLDVKRVNGGLLVQDADLGAVSIDDLEVVSKRKPTKQELEDMLFCWKVAKFVKSNAIVYAKNNQTIGIGAGQMSRVYSAKIAGIKAQDEGLEVKGCVMASDAFFPFRDGIDAAAEVGIECVIHPGGSMRDQEVIDAADEHNMVMVLTKMRHFRH
- the glyA gene encoding serine hydroxymethyltransferase, producing the protein MLQNHSIAEFDPVLWDAIQNENRRQEEHIELIASENYVTKAVMEAQGSQLTNKYAEGYPGKRYYGGCEYVDIVEQLAIDRAKELFGADYANVQPHSGSQANAAVYGALLNAGDTILGMDLAHGGHLTHGAKVSFSGKIYNSVLYGITAEGLIDYEDVRVKALESKPKMIVAGFSAYSQVVDWAKMREIADEVGAYLFVDMAHVAGLIAAGLYPNPLPHAHVVTTTTHKTLAGPRGGLILSACGDEEIYKKLNSSVFPANQGGPLMHVIAAKAVCFKEALQPEFKAYQAQVLKNAKAMVEVFKQRGFEVVSKGTENHLFLVSFVKQGLTGKAADAALGEANITVNKNSVPNDPQKPFITSGIRVGSPSITRRGFNEADASTLAGWMCDVLESIGKDNYDQVIAETRAKVLEICKRLPVYGD